GCTACTGCTGCTTCCGGCCGGCGGCGGGGCGCTCGCAACGGGCGCGGCCGGCCGGGCTGGGCCGGTGGTTACCAACGTCAGCAACGAGGCCAACAGCAGGTAACCTAGTCGTCGCATAAGCACTCGGAGTACGGAGGTTTTTCACCATAGAAACCCTGCAGATGAAAGCGAAAGCCGGTGTGTTTATATTCAATTTAGGCAATATTTGTGACAGAATCAATACCGGAACGGCAGGCGGGGCGCACCGACCAGCTTGAACGTGCCAGAAGCACCATCTTCCCGAAACGATATCCGCCTGAGCGGAATCACAAATAAGTCAACTCTCTATCATTTAAAGGCTATATTTACACCATGCGCCTTTCGTTCTGCATTGTTGGTTGCGGCCTGCTGCTGGCGGGCATGATGGGGTGCGCGAGACGGCCGGCAGCCGCCTATCAACCGGCGGCGAAGGCTGCGTCGGAACCGGCCCCGGCCCCGCAGCTGCTGTTTCTGAGCTGCCGGCTCACGGCGGCCCCGGCCGGTACGCAGGTGCAGGTGCTGCAGGCCCAGGCCGTGCCCGGCGAGCTGAAAGCGCCGGAACCCGACGCCGATGCTCCCAACTACGTGCGCGTGTCGCAGCTCAACGGCCAGGGCCAGCCGCTGGCGCAGGTGCGGGTGGCGCACCCCTTGCGGCGCAGCGTGGAACACGTGGCCGACGACCAGCGCACCTTTCAGCGCAGCGAAGTGGTGGTGCCCACGGCCGAGCTGTTTGTACGCCTGGCCCTGCGGCCCGCTGCCACCGCCATTCGCCTCGAAGAAGTGGTGGATGGCAAAACCAATTTGCTCACCGAAATTCCTGTTCCGCACAAATCCTAAGCGCCTGCCCCATGAAGAAACTTGCTACCCTTTGCTTCCTGCTACTGCTTGGTATCGGGATGGCCGCGCCGCTGGCCGCCCAGACATTCCCGGTAGACACCCTGGTCAAAACCGGCTCGCTGACCAGGCGCATCAACCTGGTTTTTGTGCCCGATGGCTACCAGGCCAGCGAGATGCCGCTGTTTCTGAGCCGCGTGAACCAGGTGCTGACCAGCTTCTTCGGGCAAACGCCGTTTCAGGAATACCAGCCGTATTTCAATGCGTTTGCCATCAAGGTGCCCTCGGCCCAGAGCGGCACCACGCACCCGCGCACAGCGCCCGACTGCGCCAGCACGCCCTCCTTTGCGGCGAGTACCTACTTCAACTCCACGTTTGACTACGGCGGCATTCACCGCCTGCTGGTGCCGCAGTCCAACGCCGCCATTGCCGGGGTGCTGGCCACCAATTTCCCGCGCTACGACCAGGTGTTTGTGCTGGTGAACCACGCCGAATACGGCGGTTCGGGCGGCACCTGGGCCACGGCTTCGGCCAACGCCAGCGCCACCGAAATCATGGTGCACGAAATCGGCCACTCGTTCGCGGGCCTGTCGGACGAGTACTGGGCCGGGCCGCAGTACGCCCGCGAGTCGGCCAACATGACCCAAACCACCTCCCCCACCACCGTGCGCTGGTCCCCGTGGATGAACACCAACGGCATCGGCATCATTTCGCACGCCACCGACCCCAGCTGGAAGAAGCCCCACGCTGGCTGCAAAATGCAGTACCTAGGCCCGGCTTATCCGTTTTGCGCGGTGTGTCGCGAGGCCTTTGTGGAGAAAATCCACACCCTAGTGTCGCCGCTGCAGGCTTACACGCCCACGGCGCTCAGCATCAACGCGCCCACCCAGAACCTCAACTTTGCGCTGAGCCTGCTGGCACCCGCTCCTAATACCCTCAAAGTGACCTGGACGCTGGACGGCGCGGCCATCGGAGTCCGCAACGCGCCCACGGCCACCGTAGCACTCTCTCAGCTGCCCGTGGGCAGCCACGTGGTGCGCGCCACCGTCACCGATACCACTGCCCTGACCCGCCGCAGCACCCACGCCGCCCAGCACACCTACACCGTGAACTGGACCATCAACCGCACCACCACGGCCGTGCGCATGGCCTCGGCCACGGCCGAATACGAGGTAGAAACCTACCCCAACCCGGTGGGCGACCTGCTCAACCTGAACTACACCCTGCCGCGCACCGCACCCGTGGTGCTCACCCTGCACGACGCCGCCGGCCGCACCGTGAAAACGCTGCGCTACAACCGCCAGGCCGCCGGCCGCTACCAGTACCAGCTGCGCCCCGAGGACCTGGGCGTGCGCGCTGCCGGCACCTACACCCTGCTGATAAACGTGGACGGCGTGCTGATTTCGCGGCAGCTCACAAAAGAATAATAAGCGGGCGACGTTGAGGGCGTAATTATTCCGGCCGTTCTGCTACCTTCCGGCCGGATTTACCCCCCTTTCCTCCCCCACCCCATGCTGGCCCGTTTCCGTTTTTTGCCACTGCTGCTGTTGCTGTTGGCCGCTTCGTCGTGCTCTAAAAAATCGGCTCAGGAGCAGGCCGCCCAGGAGCAGACCGATGGGGAGGAAATTGACCCCTACGCCAACATCACCTTCACGTTTGACGACGCGGTGGTGGACGCCAGCAAAATCAATCAGTGGGACACCACGCAGTTTGTGCAGTTTTCGCCGGCGGTGCCGGGGCGGTTCAAGTGGACCAGCGCGCACGAACTGACGTTTTCGCCGCTGAGCCCCTTTCGGCCCAGCACGGTGTTCAAGGCCGCGCTGCGGGGCGAGAACATGCCCAGCGGCAAGCAGGAGCTGGCCCTGAACCGCCGGGCCTTCCACACGCCGTATTTGAAGATGGCGGCGCCGCAGGTATTCTACGGCGCCTCGAAGCGGGCGGCGGGCACGGCCGAGCTGGCCGCCAACCTCGTGTTCAACTACCCCGTGCGGCCCGCCGACGTGCGGCCCCGCCTGCGCGTGACCCAGGACGGCAAACCCGTGGCCGTGGAAATCAATTCGGCCGAGCCGGATGCCACGCTGGGCCTGACCTTCAAGCAGGAGGTGCGGCCGGGCTCGCCGCTGCAGGTCGACATTGCGCCGGGCCTGAAACCGGCTACCGGCACCATTGCGACGGATGCCACCCTCACGGCCCAGGCCGACGTACCCGACCAGCAAACCCTGGAAGTGCGCGAGCTGACGGGCTCGCTGCTCAACGGCCAGCCCGTGGTGACGGTGCTCACCAACCAGCCCGTGGCCGCGCCCGACATCGAGCCCAACCTCAAAGTGACGCCTAAAGTGGCTTTTTCGGTTGAAACCGTGGAAAGCGGCTTCGTGCTCAAGGGCGGTTTTGAGGTGGGTAAGTCCTACCAGATTGCGCTGGCGCAGGGTACGCGCGGCACGCTGGGCGGCGTGCTGAACGACAAGTTCAGCCAAACCGTGTCGTTTGAGGCGGAGCGGCCGAGCCTGGACTTTTCGACCTCCGACAAAGCCATGTACCTCGACGCGCTGGGCGCCCGCAACCTGGGCCTGCGCATCAACCAGGTGCAGAAGGTGAAGGTGACCATTGCGAAGGTGTACGCCAACAACATCCAGCAGCTGCTGCGCGGCGAAAAGCAGTACGGCTACCCCGAATACGACGAAGACGAACCGCGCGAATCGAACACCGACGAGGAAGGCAACTACATCGACCGCAGCTTCCAGTACTACGACACCGAAAACATCGGCAATGTGCTGTCGGAGCGCACCATTTCGGTGAATGGCCTGCCCAAGGAAGCCGGCCTGCGCCTGCTGAATATCAACCTGAAAGACCTGGAGTTTCAGGGGCCGATGAAGGGGCTGTACGTCATTCGGGTGCAGGATACCGAACGGCAGTGGCTGCAGGTGAGCAAGCTAGTGGCCGTGACGGACATCGGTCTGATTGTGAAGCAGGGTGCCACGGGCGGCACGGTGGTATTTGCCAATTCTATCCGGACCGCACAGCCGCTGAGCGGCGTCACGGTGAACCTGGTGAGCTCGAATAATCAGGTGATTGGCAGCACCACGACTGATAACTCCGGCGTGGCGCAGTTCGACTCGGCGGCCAGCATGAAGCGGTTTAAGCTGGGCATGATTACGGCCACGAAGGAAGCCGACTTTTCGTTTCTGGATTTGACCAAAAGCCGGGTCGAAACCTCCCGCTTCGAAGTGGGCGGGCTGACCTCGAACGCAGCGCACTACCAGGCGTTTTTGTACGGCGACCGCAACCTCTACCGGCCCGGCGACACCGTGCGGACGAATACCGTGGTGCGCACCGAAGATTGGAAAAGCCCGGCTGCCGGCCTGCCCGTGAAAATCCGCCTGCTGCTGCCCAGCGGCAAGGAATACAGCAGCCTGCGGCAGAAGCTGAGCGCAGCGGGCAGCTTCGAGAGCAGCTTCATTTTGCCGCCCACCGTGATGACCGGCCTCTACACCCTGGAAGTGCTGACCGGCAACGACGTGCTGCTGACCTCGCGCCAAATCAGCGTGGAAGAATTCATCCCCGACCGCATGAAGGTGACGGTGACGGCCGCCCCCGCCGTGCTCAAACCGGGCCAGGACGTGACGGCCAGCATCACGGCCATGAACCTGTTTGGCCCGCCCGCGGCCGACCGCAAGTTTGAGGTCGAATTCTCACTCAAGCAGAAGGCGTTTGCGCCGAAGAATTACCCCAATTACAACTTCACCATCAACAGCGGCGAAAAGCGCAAAACCACCAGCGAAGACGGCGAGGAAACCAGCGAAAGCGCCCTCACCTCGCGCTTCGAGAAAACCGTGCGCGAAGGCACCACCGACGCCACCGGCAAAGGCACGGCCGCCTACACCGTGCCCGACTACCGCGACCTCGGCACGCTGGAAGGCGTGGCCTTCGCCACCGTATTCGACGAAACCGGCCGGCCCGTGAACCGGCTCGCCACCTTCGACGTGCAGACGCAGGCCACCATGTTCGGCATCGCCAATCTGCCCGACCTCATCGGCACCAAACACGCCCTCACGGTGAAGCTGCTGGCCCTCACGCCCGCCGGCAAGCCCACCACCGCACCGGCCGAAATCAAGGTGGTGCGCAAGCTTTGGGAAACCGTGCTGGAGCGCCAGGGCGGCCGCTACGTGTACAATTCGCAGCAGCGCGAGCAAACCATTCTGAGCCAAACCCGCCCCGTGGGGGCCGAAACAAGCTTCACGTTCACGCCCATTTACTCGGGCGAGTACGAGGTGCGCGTGAGCCGGCCGGGGGCCACCAGCTACGTCACGCAGCCCTTTTACGCCTATGGCTACGGCGACACCCAGGCCAATTCCTTCGAGGTGAACAACGAGGGCGCCGTCACCATCGAGGCCGACAAGCCCAAGTACGAACCCGGCGAAACCGCCCGGCTCCTGCTCAAAGCGCCCTTCGCCGGCCGCATCCTGGTAACGGTGGAGCGGGCCAACGTGCTCGACCATTTCTACGTGAGCACCGACGGCAAGGCGGCCGAGGTGAAGGTGCCAATCAAGGGCGAGCATGTGCCCAACGTGTACATCACCGCCACAGCTGTGCGCGCCCTCGACGGCCACGACCGCCTGCCCCTCACCGTGGCCCGCGGCTTCCTGCCCCTCACGGTGGAAAAAGCCGATTCGCGCCTCGCCCTGGCCCTGGCCGCGCCGGCTGCCAGCCGCTCCCAAACCTGGCAAACGGTGGAAGTAACCACCGCGCCCCGCGCCCAGGTCACGCTGGCCGTGGTGGACGAGGGCATTCTGCAGCTCAAAAACTACCAGACGCCCGACCCGCACGCCTACTTCTACCAGAAGCGCGCCCTCGAAGTATCGGCCTTCGACGTGTACCCATTCATCTTGCCGGAACTGGGCACCAGCAGCAGCGGGGGCGACGCCGCCGACATGCGCCGCCGCACCAACCCCGTGCCCAACCGCCGCGTGAAACTGGTGGCCAAGTGGAGCGGCGTGCTCACCGCCGATGCCGACGGCAAAGTGCTCTACCGGGTGCGCGTGCCGCAGTTCAGCGGGGCACTCCGCATCATGGCCGTGGCCTACAAAGACGATGCGTTCAACTCGCGCGAGTTCACCATGAAGGTGGCTGACCCGGTGGTGATTTCGACGGCGCTGCCGCGGTTTATGAGCCCGGGCGATACGATTGATGTGCCGGTGACTTTCACGAACACAACTGCGCGAGGAATCACTGGGTTCGCTGGAATCATTTTGAACACGCACGACCCTAAACCTTCGCGGATAGCAACTCAAGGGGCTTTAGTAGCTATTCCTTCTGCCGAAGATTTGCAGGAAGCGGAAACAGCCATTCCCGGTGATAGGACCGGCCGCAGAATTACGCTGGGCCCTAACAGCGAGAAGCGAATTGTTTATCGGGTTCGGGCTAATCAATTGAGTGGCAATGGCATTGTTAACACGGTTTTTCAATCGTCGACAGAGAAATTCCGTGAAGAAATCGAACTCCCCGTTCGCCCAGCCGCCTCGCTCGAAAAGCGCACCGGCAGCGGCGTGATTGCCGGCGGGGCCACGCTCCCGCTCAACCTGAAAACCGATTTCCTGCCCGCCTCACTCACCAGCCGGCTTGTTGTGAGCCGCTCGCCGCTCACGGAGTTCAGCAAGGATTTGCGCTACCTGCTGCAATACCCCTACGGCTGCCTGGAGCAAACCGTGTCGGCCGCCTTCCCGCAGCTCTACTACGCCGATTTGGCGGCCACTTTGCAGCAGAAAACCGGGGCCGGGCCTAAAGCGCAGCGCTACAACCCGAACTACCACGTGCAGGAAGCCATCCGCAAGATTGAGGCGATGCAGCTCTACAACGGCAGCCTGAGCTACTGGCCGGGCGGCGACTACGACAACTGGTGGGCCACCGCCTACGCCGCCCATTTCCTGCAGGAAGCCCAGCAGGCCGGCTTCGCGGTGAATAAATCCGTCCTCGACAAGGTGCTGAAATACCTGGCCTTCCGCCTCAAAAAACGCGAAACCGAGCCCTACCAGTACTTCGACGTCAACAACATTGCCCGCGAACGCACCATCGCCAGCCGCGAAATCACTTACTCGCTCTACGTCCTGGCCCTGGCCGGCCGCCAGGACCCCGTGGCCCTGAGCTACTACCGCGCCAACCGCCCTCTGCTCACCGAAGACGCCAAATTCCTACTGGCCTGTACGCAGAGCCTGCTCGGCAACCAGCGCGCCTTCCGCGAGCTGCTGCCCGCCAAGTTCGGCAGCGAGCGAGCGGCCAAGCGTGCCCTCGACGGCTCGTTCTACTCCCCCATCCGCGACCTCGGCCTCATGCTCAACGCCCTCGTCAGCACCGACCCCAACAACCCGCAAATCCCCGGCATGGCCCGCCAGCTCAGCCGCCGGATGAAAGCGGCCGGTTGGCTCAACACCCAGGAAAGTGCCTTCGCCCTACTGGCCCTCGGCAAAGTAGCCCGCCAAAACACCCGCAGCACCGCCACCGCCGCCCTCTTCATCGACGGCAAACCAGCCGGCAATTTCACCGGCAAAGACCTCGCCGTGCGCAACGTGGCCAACCGCAACGTGAGCATCCGCAGCGCCGGCCGCGGCAGCCTCTACTACTTCTGGGAAACCGAGGGCATCTCGGCCAGCGGCCAGGTGCACGAGGAAGATTCTTACCTGAAAGTGCGCCGCCAGTTCCTCACCCGCGACGGCGCCCCGCTGGGCACGCCCACCTTCCGCCAAAATGATTTGGTAGTAGTGAAGCTCACGCTCGAAGCCGGCGACGCGGCCGGGGTAATCAAAAACGTAGCCATCACCGACTTGCTGCCCGCTGGTCTGGAAATTGAAAACCCGCGCATCGGCGCTTTGCGCGAGCTGGATTGGGCGAAGGACGCCAGCACGCCCGATTACCTGGATGTGCGCGACGACCGGATTAACATGTTTGCCACGGCCACGAGTACGCCGCAGCATTTTTACTACCTCTGCCGCGCCGTGTCGAAAGGCACATTTAAGTTGGGCCCGGTGAATGCGGATGCGATGTACAACGCGGAGTACCACAGCTACAACGGGGCCGGGGTGGTACGGGTGAAATGAGATTCCGAGTGACCAAGCGGCTTAAGCTGGCGGCCAGTGCGGTACTGGCCTTAGTCGGCGTGCTTTTTTTGCTCGATTGGCTGTTTCCCCTACCGCCTGCGCCGCGTTATTCTCCCATCGTGCTGGCGGCCGACGGCAGCGTGCTCCACGCCTTCCTGAACCCCACGCAAAAGTGGCGCATGAAAACCGAGCTGGCGGAAATCACGCCGGCCTTGCAACAGGCCATTATCAATAAGGAAGACCGGTATTTCCGCTACCATTTGGGGGTGAACCCCGTGGCGATAATGCAGGCCGCGGGGCGCAATATGTTCCGAAAAGGCCGCACCACCGGGGCCAGCACCATCACCATGCAGGTGGCCCGGCTGCTGGAGCCCAAGGAGCGCACCTTCGGCAACAAGCTGAAGGAAATGCTGCGCGCCATGCAGCTGGAAGCTCATTACAGCAAGGCCGAAATTCTGCAGCTTTACCTGAACCTAGTGCCTTATGGCGGCAACATTGAAGGGGTGAAATCGGCCGCGCAGCTCTACTTCCAGCAGCCGCCCGACTACCTCTCCCTGGCCCAAACCGTCACGCTGGCCATCATCCCGAACCAACCGCGCGTGCTGGTGCTGGGCAAAAACAACGCCCTGATTCTGGCCGAGCGCAACCGCTGGCTGCGGCAGTTCCAGCAGCAGCACCTGTTTCCGGACCAGGACATTGCCGACGCCCTGGCGGAGCCGCTGGATGCGCAGCGCCACGCGGCGCCCACGCTGGCCCCGCACCTGGCGCGGCGCTTGGTCACGCAGTTTCCCACACAGCCCATCATCCGCTCCACCCTGCGGCGCAGCCCGCAGGCCAATGCCGAGGACCTGACCCGCAACTACGTGCGACGCCTGCACGAGCTGGGCATTTCGCAGGCCGCCGTGCTGGTGGTGAACAACCGCACCCGCGCCGTGGAAGCCTACGTGGGGTCGGCCGATTTTCAGGATGCTGCCAGCGCCGGGCAGGTGGACGGCGTGCGGGCCATTCGTTCGCCCGGCAGCACGCTCAAGCCCTTCCTCTACGCCCTGGCCGTGGACCGCGGCATTGTGACGCCGAAGCTGAAGCTGCCCGACGTGCCCACCAATTTCAGCGGCTTTCGACCCGAAAACTTCGACAAGAGCTGCGCCGGCGAAGTGACCGTGGAGCGCGCCCTGACCTACTCGCTCAACATCCCGGCCGTGCGCGTGCTGGCCGAGGTGGGTGTGCCCACCTTCACGGATAAACTACGGGCCGCCAGCTTCAAAAGCGTGGCCAAAGCAGCCCCGCAGCTGGGCCTGAGCACCATCCTGGGCGGCTGTGGCGCTACGCTGGAGGAGTTGACGGGCCTGTACGCCGCCCTGGCGGATGGCGGGCGGTGGCGAGCTTTGCGACTAGTGGCGCCCTCCGCGTCGACCTCACCCCCTGACCCCCTCTCCAAAAGAGAGGGGGCACCGGACATGCACCAAATAACTTCAGCTAAAAAGTCGACTGTACAAACCGGTGCCCCCTCTCTTTTGGAGAGGGGGTCAGGGGGTGAGGTCCTGGCAGCACGACTCGTCTCCCCCGCCGCGGCCTTCCTCATCACCGACATCCTGGCCCAGCGCACGCGCCCCGACCTGCCGATGGGCTACCAGAACAGCCGGCACCTGCCCAAAATTGCCTGGAAAACCGGCACCAGCTACGGCCGCCGCGACGCCTGGAGCATCGGCTACAACCACGACTACACCATCGGCGTGTGGGTGGGCAATTTTAGCGGGCAGGGTAGCCCGGCGCTGACGGGCGCCGACGTGGCCTCGCCCCTGCTTTTCGACCTGTTCAATTCCCTGGCCTATAACTCGCCCAACCGCTGGGCCACCCCGCCCGCCACCCTCGACTTCCGGCTGGTGTGTGCCGAAACCGGCTTGGTGCCCGGCGAGCACTGCCCCAACCAGCTCATCGACTACTACCTGCCCGGCACCTCCTCCGCCCGGCGCTGCGAGCACCAGAAAGAAGCCCTTATTTCTGCCGATGGGGCCATTTCCTACTGCCGGGCCTGCGTGCCCGAAGCGGGTTTCAAGCGGCAGCTGTTTCTGAATCCCTTGCCCGAAGTCCTGGCTTTTCGCGAGGCCCAAGGCCTGCCTGCATCGCGCCTGCCGGCCCACAACCCCGCCTGCCGGCTCGTACGGAACGCCGACGAAGGCACCGGCGCCGCCCTGGTCATTACCTCGCCCCTCGACCACGCCGAGTACGTGCTGAACCGCGGCGAAAAGCAGCAAATGCTGCTGAGCTGCGCGGCCGGTAGCGAGGTCCGCCAGGTATTCTGGTACGTGAACGACCGGTTTCTACGAGCCGCGGCGGCCACCGAGCGAGTGTTTTTCCGTCCGCCCAGCGGCACCGTCAAAATCTCCTGCGCCGACGACCACGGCCGCAACGTAGACATCGAGCTGCAGGTGGTTGAGATGTAATTCATTAACATTTCAACACCCCGTCGCCGACTGAAGCCAATACATATGGACGAAGAAATAAAAAGCGATTTACACCGGATAATTAATCATTCGGTGGACATGGCCGAAAAATTATTGGGTCAACAGCAAGGAGAATTTTACCCTTTTGGCGCGGCCATTGAAATCAGTGGGGAGTTAAAAAACATTGCTTATTGGGCAGGAGAAGAACATCCGGTAAGCACTTCG
This DNA window, taken from Hymenobacter sp. 5317J-9, encodes the following:
- a CDS encoding M64 family metallopeptidase, whose amino-acid sequence is MKKLATLCFLLLLGIGMAAPLAAQTFPVDTLVKTGSLTRRINLVFVPDGYQASEMPLFLSRVNQVLTSFFGQTPFQEYQPYFNAFAIKVPSAQSGTTHPRTAPDCASTPSFAASTYFNSTFDYGGIHRLLVPQSNAAIAGVLATNFPRYDQVFVLVNHAEYGGSGGTWATASANASATEIMVHEIGHSFAGLSDEYWAGPQYARESANMTQTTSPTTVRWSPWMNTNGIGIISHATDPSWKKPHAGCKMQYLGPAYPFCAVCREAFVEKIHTLVSPLQAYTPTALSINAPTQNLNFALSLLAPAPNTLKVTWTLDGAAIGVRNAPTATVALSQLPVGSHVVRATVTDTTALTRRSTHAAQHTYTVNWTINRTTTAVRMASATAEYEVETYPNPVGDLLNLNYTLPRTAPVVLTLHDAAGRTVKTLRYNRQAAGRYQYQLRPEDLGVRAAGTYTLLINVDGVLISRQLTKE
- the pbpC gene encoding penicillin-binding protein 1C → MTKRLKLAASAVLALVGVLFLLDWLFPLPPAPRYSPIVLAADGSVLHAFLNPTQKWRMKTELAEITPALQQAIINKEDRYFRYHLGVNPVAIMQAAGRNMFRKGRTTGASTITMQVARLLEPKERTFGNKLKEMLRAMQLEAHYSKAEILQLYLNLVPYGGNIEGVKSAAQLYFQQPPDYLSLAQTVTLAIIPNQPRVLVLGKNNALILAERNRWLRQFQQQHLFPDQDIADALAEPLDAQRHAAPTLAPHLARRLVTQFPTQPIIRSTLRRSPQANAEDLTRNYVRRLHELGISQAAVLVVNNRTRAVEAYVGSADFQDAASAGQVDGVRAIRSPGSTLKPFLYALAVDRGIVTPKLKLPDVPTNFSGFRPENFDKSCAGEVTVERALTYSLNIPAVRVLAEVGVPTFTDKLRAASFKSVAKAAPQLGLSTILGGCGATLEELTGLYAALADGGRWRALRLVAPSASTSPPDPLSKREGAPDMHQITSAKKSTVQTGAPSLLERGSGGEVLAARLVSPAAAFLITDILAQRTRPDLPMGYQNSRHLPKIAWKTGTSYGRRDAWSIGYNHDYTIGVWVGNFSGQGSPALTGADVASPLLFDLFNSLAYNSPNRWATPPATLDFRLVCAETGLVPGEHCPNQLIDYYLPGTSSARRCEHQKEALISADGAISYCRACVPEAGFKRQLFLNPLPEVLAFREAQGLPASRLPAHNPACRLVRNADEGTGAALVITSPLDHAEYVLNRGEKQQMLLSCAAGSEVRQVFWYVNDRFLRAAAATERVFFRPPSGTVKISCADDHGRNVDIELQVVEM
- a CDS encoding MG2 domain-containing protein, with amino-acid sequence MLARFRFLPLLLLLLAASSCSKKSAQEQAAQEQTDGEEIDPYANITFTFDDAVVDASKINQWDTTQFVQFSPAVPGRFKWTSAHELTFSPLSPFRPSTVFKAALRGENMPSGKQELALNRRAFHTPYLKMAAPQVFYGASKRAAGTAELAANLVFNYPVRPADVRPRLRVTQDGKPVAVEINSAEPDATLGLTFKQEVRPGSPLQVDIAPGLKPATGTIATDATLTAQADVPDQQTLEVRELTGSLLNGQPVVTVLTNQPVAAPDIEPNLKVTPKVAFSVETVESGFVLKGGFEVGKSYQIALAQGTRGTLGGVLNDKFSQTVSFEAERPSLDFSTSDKAMYLDALGARNLGLRINQVQKVKVTIAKVYANNIQQLLRGEKQYGYPEYDEDEPRESNTDEEGNYIDRSFQYYDTENIGNVLSERTISVNGLPKEAGLRLLNINLKDLEFQGPMKGLYVIRVQDTERQWLQVSKLVAVTDIGLIVKQGATGGTVVFANSIRTAQPLSGVTVNLVSSNNQVIGSTTTDNSGVAQFDSAASMKRFKLGMITATKEADFSFLDLTKSRVETSRFEVGGLTSNAAHYQAFLYGDRNLYRPGDTVRTNTVVRTEDWKSPAAGLPVKIRLLLPSGKEYSSLRQKLSAAGSFESSFILPPTVMTGLYTLEVLTGNDVLLTSRQISVEEFIPDRMKVTVTAAPAVLKPGQDVTASITAMNLFGPPAADRKFEVEFSLKQKAFAPKNYPNYNFTINSGEKRKTTSEDGEETSESALTSRFEKTVREGTTDATGKGTAAYTVPDYRDLGTLEGVAFATVFDETGRPVNRLATFDVQTQATMFGIANLPDLIGTKHALTVKLLALTPAGKPTTAPAEIKVVRKLWETVLERQGGRYVYNSQQREQTILSQTRPVGAETSFTFTPIYSGEYEVRVSRPGATSYVTQPFYAYGYGDTQANSFEVNNEGAVTIEADKPKYEPGETARLLLKAPFAGRILVTVERANVLDHFYVSTDGKAAEVKVPIKGEHVPNVYITATAVRALDGHDRLPLTVARGFLPLTVEKADSRLALALAAPAASRSQTWQTVEVTTAPRAQVTLAVVDEGILQLKNYQTPDPHAYFYQKRALEVSAFDVYPFILPELGTSSSGGDAADMRRRTNPVPNRRVKLVAKWSGVLTADADGKVLYRVRVPQFSGALRIMAVAYKDDAFNSREFTMKVADPVVISTALPRFMSPGDTIDVPVTFTNTTARGITGFAGIILNTHDPKPSRIATQGALVAIPSAEDLQEAETAIPGDRTGRRITLGPNSEKRIVYRVRANQLSGNGIVNTVFQSSTEKFREEIELPVRPAASLEKRTGSGVIAGGATLPLNLKTDFLPASLTSRLVVSRSPLTEFSKDLRYLLQYPYGCLEQTVSAAFPQLYYADLAATLQQKTGAGPKAQRYNPNYHVQEAIRKIEAMQLYNGSLSYWPGGDYDNWWATAYAAHFLQEAQQAGFAVNKSVLDKVLKYLAFRLKKRETEPYQYFDVNNIARERTIASREITYSLYVLALAGRQDPVALSYYRANRPLLTEDAKFLLACTQSLLGNQRAFRELLPAKFGSERAAKRALDGSFYSPIRDLGLMLNALVSTDPNNPQIPGMARQLSRRMKAAGWLNTQESAFALLALGKVARQNTRSTATAALFIDGKPAGNFTGKDLAVRNVANRNVSIRSAGRGSLYYFWETEGISASGQVHEEDSYLKVRRQFLTRDGAPLGTPTFRQNDLVVVKLTLEAGDAAGVIKNVAITDLLPAGLEIENPRIGALRELDWAKDASTPDYLDVRDDRINMFATATSTPQHFYYLCRAVSKGTFKLGPVNADAMYNAEYHSYNGAGVVRVK